The Brachyspira aalborgi genome has a segment encoding these proteins:
- the rpmG gene encoding 50S ribosomal protein L33: MAGAKIKTEQIHLQCTECKRKNYITTKNKQNVQEKLELKKYCPHDRKHTIHKELKVSR; this comes from the coding sequence ATGGCGGGAGCTAAAATAAAAACCGAGCAGATACATTTGCAATGCACGGAATGTAAAAGGAAAAATTATATTACGACAAAAAACAAACAGAATGTTCAGGAGAAACTTGAATTGAAAAAATATTGTCCGCATGATAGGAAACATACTATTCATAAAGAGTTGAAGGTTTCAAGATAG